TTTATGGTTtttctagtgcagagacaggtatcatctgTATGGGTtttctagtgcagagacaggtatcatctttaTGGTTTTTCTAGAGCAGAGACAGGGATCATCTTTATGGTTTTACTactgcagagacaggtatcatctgTATGGTTTTActagtgcagagacaggtatcatctgTATGGTTTTACTactgcagagacaggtatcatctttGTGGTTTTActagtgcagagacaggtatcgTCTTTATGGTTTTTCTACTGCAGAAGCAGGTATCATCTGTATGGGTTTTCTAGTGCAGAAACAGGTATCATCTTTATGGTTTTTCGACTGAAGAGACAGGTATCGTCCTTATGGTTtttctagtgcagagacaggtatcatctttatggttttactactgcagagacaggtatcatctttaTGGTTTTACTACTGCCGAGACAGGTATCATCTTCATGGTTTTACTactgcagagacaggtatcatctttatggttttacgactgcagagacaggtatcatctttatggtttttatagtgcagagacaggtatcatctttacgggttttctagtgcagagacaggtatcgTCTTTATGGTTTTACTACTGCAGAGGCAGGTATCATCTTTATGGCTTTTatagtgcagagacaggtatcatctttacgggttttctagtgcagagacaggtatcatctttatggttttactactgcagagacaggtatcatctttaTGGTTTTTCTAGTGCAGAGGCAGGTATCATCTTTATAGTTTTTCCAGTGCAGAGACAAGTATCATCTTTATGGTTTTACTACTGCAGAGGCAGGTATCATCTTTATGGTTTTTatagtgcagagacaggtatcatcgTTATGGTTGTTCTAGTGCAGAGACGGGTATAATCTTTATGGTTGTACTactgcagagacaggtatcatctttaTGGTTTTTCTAGTGCAGAGGCAGGTATCATTTTTATGGTTTTatagtgcagagacaggtatcatctttacgggttttctagtgcagagacaggtatcatctttatggttttactactgcagagacaggtatcatctttaTGGTTGTTCTAGTGCAGAGACGGGTATCATCTTTATggttttacaactgcagagacaggtatcatctttatggtttttctagtgcagagacaggtatcgtctttatggtttttctagtgcagagacaggtatcatctttatggtttttatagtgcagagacaggtataATCTTTACGGGTtttctagtgcagagacaggtatcgtccttatggtttttctagtgcagagacaggtatcatctttaTGGTTTTACTACTGTAGAGACAGGTATCGTCTTTATGGTTtttctagtgcagagacaggtatcatctttaTGGTTTTACTACTGCAGAGGCAGGTATCATCTTTATGGTTTTTatagtgcagagacaggtatcatctttaTGGTTGTTCTAGTGCAGAGAAGGGTATCATCTTTATGGTTTTACTACTGCAGAGACAGGTATAATCTTTATGGTTtttctagtgcagagacaggtataATCTTTATGGTTTTACTactgcagagacaggtatcatctttaTGGTTGTTCTAGTGCACAGACGGGTATCATCTTTATGGTTTTACTactgcagagacaggtatcatctttatggtttttctagtgaagagacaggtatcatctttaCGGGGtttctagtgcagagacaggtatcatctttatggtttttatagtgcagagacaggtatcatctttacgggttttctagtgcagagacaggtataGTCCTTATGGTTtttctagtgcagagacaggtatcgtctttatggtttttctagtgcagagacaggtatcatctttatgggttttctagtgcagagacaggtatcgtacttatggtttttctagtgcagagacaggGATCGTCTTTATTGTTTTTCcagtgcagagacaggtatcatctgTATGGTGTTTCTAGTGCATAGACAGGTATCGCTTTTATGGTTGTTCTAGTGCAGAGACCGGTATCATCTTTGAGCTAAACGCGGTTTACAATGTGCTGAAAGTGAAGGAACAGCCTGTCTCTGGTTAAGGAAAACTGGAGATTGTGTGGTGTAGATTCTCAATGCAATTGACTGTTCAGGCGATCCTTTCCCATTACAGGGAGTCATTTGATTTACTGACAATATCAGAAATATCCCTTAATCCAGCTTTATATAATAGCTACTGATTATGCAGGACAATAACCATCAAATTGGAAACACTTAACTGGGGAGTATGCCTAAATTATGCCTCACCGATAGCAATGGACCGTAGGTACAGTCTCTCTGCATCTTCGTACTGATTCATGTCATAGTTGTAGAGGGAGGCCAGGTGCCCCACAGACAAAGCCACCTCGTAGTCCTCCTGGCCAAGAAGTTGCTCCTTGATTTGGATGGCCTTGATGTGCATCTCCTCTGCTTCCTAGATATAGTGTACACAGACCGATTAGTCACAAATGATGTATCTGCACACCCCTAAAAGGTGCATCATGTTTGCATACAAACAAATGCATTTacaaacaagcacacagacacactgacaagCCCGTTATCTGCTGTAGCAACTTATTCATGTCCATGATTCTTTTCCCAAATCAGTGAAAACTAAAGGAATGATACATGAAGCTTCATGAAACATGGCGAGAAACTAAGGCACAGAATCTTCACATTGTGTTACTTCAATACTTCAAAATAAAGTCCTTCCGATATTAAAAAGAATTCAGAAACTACGAGACTTGAGGGATTAAGCGGAAAAAATTCTCATGACAGAAATGTCCTTTCAGGTCATCTTGATTTATTTTTGACCAAAACCAAACATTTTGGAATATCAAGGCAAGAGGTCTTTTCTTTAATGTATGTCCAGTCTGAccgccatcctggctggcgttcgttcccttggccaGTGATTtttcttgttgttgtttagtttggatatgtgtgttagtgtggatgtgtgtgttagtgtggatgtgtgtgttcgtgtagttcttggatatgtttgtctttgtgttgcactgctgtggactgggggaaacgatatttcgtttcacttcgtgtgtgcaagtacatgagaagtgttcctgattcctttgACTGAATTTTTTCCCTAACTGCTCTTGGCCTGTGCTGCTCCAAGGACAGTAGATGTAGCAGACTTACAAACCACATACACCATCTATACGTAGGAGGAAAGATACTTCACCTTTGGGCGTATTTAGGGGTGAGACATTTTTGTCAATACCTTAACTACTTTATATTAAAATAATCCCAGATTATGATTGCATGTAAGGCAAGTCCTTTTTTGAGAATTGTATTTTTTTCAGAAGTGTGTGTCAGAGTCAAGTTGCCTAACCTTATAGCTTTGGGCTGTCTGCATATTACACGTTTCACTTGGCCGACGGCCTCCGTTCCCTATGTAATTTTAGGGGTGAGTTACCGACTCATTTCCATGTAATTCAAATCAACCTGAGCGCTGATGAATTTGCCAtatgttgtgtgcactgtggccACAACTGTAAaaagcaacccccctccccaaaacaaGAAGAAACCCTTAACAGAAAAGCAAGAGGTCAGACAGATAATAAAGCAAGAGGTCAGACAGATAATAAAGCAGTATCGCCTGTTGAACAGTAAACAATAAAACCATTTATCTGGTGTTTatctgtcatttgtcatgtatctcttctctatattccatgtgtctgtgttgtaaactgtCAATTCCATAATTTCCCCAGGGCTCCAGCATTTACTTCTGAAAATcagtgtgtttttttccccccttaacaCCAGCTCAGATAAACATCGGAGAAAAGTACAATACTCAAGGGAACACATTTACAGTCATTTCAGCACATTAAGTTTAAAAAGAGCTggtgctaatgtcccttacaaaTGACTTGATAGTTGTGCTGACAGGGCACTGGCAGATTTACAACCATATGAGGAGGCCTCTACAGGATCAATACCAGGTAAACCCGCTGTGGAGGCAGACAAGCTTAATCCACTGCCTATCTACAAGCAAACTGCGCATGATGCTGTCCATCAACGCTGACAATGCTGGACACACAAACcctgccgacacacacacacacacacacacactctctctattTACCACTAACCTTGAACTTCCTCATGGACTGGTAGAGACGTCCAAGATTGCCATAGTGCTTGGCTGTCTGTACATTGAATTCGCCAAAGGCTTTTTTTGCCAACTGCAGTGAGGATAAGTGGAGGTCGTGTGCCTCCTGCAGGAGGCGCTCCTCTGTCTCCTTATTGTGGCAGTCAATCGCTATTTCCTCCAGGATCAGGGCTGACGGAAGAGAGGGGGTGGCAACAAAGGATATTTTAGCCTTCTGACTGGGCTTTACTACCAAGTCAAGTAGCAAAAAAGGTGTGAGAGCACACTGAGAATTTGTGGCACCAACAGGCGTGCACCCCAATAACGTCAATCACAGCTGATTATATTAAATATGAAAATCACTAGTGTTTACAGTGTCCTTGAATCACCTTTTTAACATTATGGGGAGGACATGACTAAAACTCAGCGACTAACACCCACTGAGAGGGCACAGACATTAAGGATGTCATCAAATATCCATATCATTCGGTGCATTGTTATATCAAAAAACTCTTGAGGCATCGATACCTTAAAATGATAATGAAACTGTATTTTTTGATGCAGTAATGTAGTACATTTAGCGAGCACACAACATTATGCTCTGCCACCACCCTGCATGCCTCTCCTGAATCAGTGGGTCGCCTTAAAACGGTATAGCAAATGACTTCTGAGGTAAAATGTAACATAGATGCTGATTTATTTCAATAAAATGTTTGCATTACATGAGATTTTGTCACCATTCTTATTAGGATTAGGTGCTGTTGTTATAGTTGATTTTAACAAGTTTATGCGATATTTCATatattatatctatatatattctttttcttttcttttggcaATTATATCGATACTCATCAGGAATACTTTCCAATCATTGACACTTGAAAGAGGGTTCGATAACATGCCTAACAGACATATTATGTTAATTTAACTGGGCATATACTAAGTGCAAATTTCGAAGAAAGTACAAAGTGTAAACAGAGGAAACTAGCCAAAAGCAGGTAAGCCTTAACTACGACAAATACAAGAATGCAGAAATCAGGTCCTCCCTGTCTCCAAGACAAATGCAGTAGTTATATTCAGAGGCTGGTCGGCCTCATGTTTTCCATTGTCCTGTGTACATAGCTGGCAACAGCACAATGTCTCTAAGCAACCTCACTTACCTTTGACCCTCTTGGAGGAGGCCAGCAGCAGATGGTCCTCAGGGAGAATGTGAGTTATGATGTCTATGGCACGTTCTGCGTGAAATCTGAAAGGACAAACACAATAACGGACCCAAACGGAGCACGAGGCCCAAATTTGGTTGGTAACATGACTGCTGTCAACAGTTCGGGATAAACAATTCTAAgaaaagaaggaggccttttctTAGAATAGCACTGCTATATACTTGTGTTGTTAAAGTGAACCGGGATCATTGAGTGTAGGACAGAAGGCCAGTTAGTTGTGAATCAATGCCTGTGCCCCTCGTGTAGGTCCCAGTTCAGCTGGGATGCAGCCATGAGCTCCATCTTCATGTTACCTTTTGCCTACTAACAAACTGCTTTCATGAAAGTATCAAGAGCATGCCCTCCAACCATGCAGCTAAATACCATGATGCAACCATGAAAGCCAATACAGTAAAAACAAGAGATGAGACCATTACAGGGTGTGACTCAGTCTTGTGTTTTTTCCATGGAACCTCATAACTGCTGCCGTGGGCAATGCGTCGCAAACTGTGgtcttattcactcactcatggacacaaattgtggtcactcacttatGGATGACCTGCGAGGGACACTTAGTAGATGTTTAGTAGGACGCGctcacaaattgtggtcactcactcgcaCACCCACGGACGCAAATtatggtcactcactcatggatgacctgagagggatGCTTTTAAAATTCCTcggaataataataatctaactaaaatggaaggagtctccgTCCATCGATTTTCCCAGCAACTGTCCATCCGATCAACTTCACACTTAGCgggtgcgccgtgggtctggacggtttcatgcTTGTTGTACCATGAGAGTTGTCACATTAGTAATGTAATTAGTTGGCAGAAGAGCCTTATAATAATGAGCTTCATAGCAGGCCTACTCACAGAGCATTGTCAAATTTCCCAGAGCTGTACTGATGCACATAGGAGGAATATGCCAGATCTTCATGAGCAGTGGCAACATGGATGTTCTTCCCCCCAAATACAGACTGTCGGATATCCAGGGCAGTCTGGCCATAGTCAGATAGGTCGCCAGACAAGACAGAAAACAAAGACTTTTATTCACAGTAAGTTAGGAAATAGATATTGAACAAGGTCTGAAAACAGATATTTAACAAGATTACAATACTTCTTTTATCATACTGGTTTTACACGATAAATGACATAACCACATATTTTTATTCATGACCAGACTTACCTGGTAAATGGCAACTGACTGGCATATGTTGTCTACATTTAGTAAGTAAAACCCATAATCTAGCAGTGTGTCAGAGTATTTCGGATGCTTGTGTccaaaatgttctctgtaaaacAAAACAATATCAAAGTCAGGGATGAAGAGGTCAAAGGAAGCGTTCGCCGATTTTGCAGACTTTCTCAGAAGTTAGCTGTTACCTTGCTAGAAATACTGCGTGTTTGATCAGCTGTTCTGCTTTTCGGAACTCCCTCTTTACCACACAAGCCTACAGTGGAAAGATAGGTACAGTCACTCTTCacaaacactgtaaaatgtataCCTCACTATCTTAGGAACAAACTTCAgataacaaaagaaaaaaaggccaAGAGAATTCTTGACTATGATAAATAAATTGCTATGTCCCCCTTGAATCGATTAAAATATCCAAAATCAATGACAATGCACCAACAgcatgtctactactactactttcggctgcccccgttaggggtatACACCAATAGCATGTCTATCATCTTGTAATATAATACCATAATCTAATTATGTTTGTGTGGCGTGTTACCTTGGAGGCTTGTCGGAGGACATCCACCACTACTTTAACAGGTAGCCCTGGTGTAATTTCTTTCATAGCCTCTATGCACCATCTATATGCCTGGGAGAAATGGCAAACATGAAGAAAATATATTATTTAAAATGAATTCAATATTTGTCAGTTTCTGCATGTAATATTTCTCATTAGAAATACATTTTCCCACCCAAATGTACTATACATTTCTCAATTAAATCTAAAGACTTTCAGAGTAAACCACGTTTGTTTATttatatccatcatccatcccttatccaaaccgcttatcctgctctcagggtcgtggggatgctggagcctatcccaccgtcattgggcggcaggcgggaagacaccctggacaggccgccaggccatcacagggcgtgtgcgcacacacccacacccagacacacacatacattcatacctagggacaatttagtaagcccgattcacttgacctacatgtctttacgatgacccccaaggttggactaccccggggctgtaacccagggccttcttgctgtgaggcaaccgcactaaccactgcgccaccgtgccgcctgttaTTTAGATATATGTACTAAAAACAAAAGTTCAGTGACTTGCATTCAAGCCTACCTCATCATAATGGCTTTTGGCAAAGAGCAAGGCACAAAGCTCGCCATACAGTGCTGCCTTGTTGGCCTGGTGACCATGTTTGGCTAGTTTATCCATGTAGGACTGGGCCAGCTTGAAGGTCTCCTCCCCCAGGTGGTATTTACAGTTGCCATTGCGGACATGGAGCAGCCTGCAGAATTAAAGAGAGTTTATGCTAAGTTAGCTGTATTTTGACTAAACATGTACTGTGTTTTAGGCCGATGAACTGAGATGCTAGATTGAACACAACTAAAATAGCTTTGATTGTGTTTTTCCAGCAGCAGAAGTGGTTCTTTACAACAGGGATTctcaaacttttccatgccaaggccccccaaatagcattaa
This DNA window, taken from Lampris incognitus isolate fLamInc1 chromosome 7, fLamInc1.hap2, whole genome shotgun sequence, encodes the following:
- the appbp2 gene encoding amyloid protein-binding protein 2 — translated: MAAVELEWIPETLYNTAISAVVDNYSRARRDIRSLPENIQFDVYYKLYQQGRLCQLGGEFCELEVFAKVLRASDKRHLLHHCFQALMDHGVKVASVLANSFSRRCSYISESDAHVKEKAIQFGFVLGGFLSDAGWYGDAEKVFLSCLQLCTLHNEVLHWYRAVECCVRLLHVRNGNCKYHLGEETFKLAQSYMDKLAKHGHQANKAALYGELCALLFAKSHYDEAYRWCIEAMKEITPGLPVKVVVDVLRQASKACVVKREFRKAEQLIKHAVFLAREHFGHKHPKYSDTLLDYGFYLLNVDNICQSVAIYQTALDIRQSVFGGKNIHVATAHEDLAYSSYVHQYSSGKFDNALFHAERAIDIITHILPEDHLLLASSKRVKALILEEIAIDCHNKETEERLLQEAHDLHLSSLQLAKKAFGEFNVQTAKHYGNLGRLYQSMRKFKEAEEMHIKAIQIKEQLLGQEDYEVALSVGHLASLYNYDMNQYEDAERLYLRSIAIGKKLFGDGYSGLEYDYRGLIKLYNSVGNYEKVFEYHNVLSNWNRLRDRQFAVADALEDVNTTPQQTQEVVQAFLLAQSMGPTRPCLG